From a single Opitutaceae bacterium genomic region:
- a CDS encoding exopolysaccharide biosynthesis protein, whose protein sequence is MHVESLSESLKRLLVAEQDHEITLGEILDRVGTKGFGLLMMVLSLPSALPVPAAGYSTPFGILFVFLGIQMLIGRRKPWLPKWALRISFKPGFAEKMLAGAARSFALLERLVKPRFEWVASRPGMALMSVLVIIMACLMILPIPLTNTAPAMVIFLIGVGVSERDGLFAAAASILGVVAVAFYGFIIYLLATAGVEGVQNLKDWIIAKLKGG, encoded by the coding sequence GTGCACGTCGAGAGCCTATCGGAATCCCTGAAGCGCCTGCTGGTGGCGGAGCAGGATCATGAAATCACCCTGGGGGAGATTCTTGATCGCGTGGGAACGAAGGGCTTCGGGCTGCTCATGATGGTCCTGTCGCTTCCGAGCGCGCTGCCGGTGCCGGCCGCCGGATACAGCACCCCTTTTGGCATTCTCTTCGTTTTCCTCGGGATTCAGATGCTGATCGGGCGGCGCAAACCATGGCTCCCCAAATGGGCTCTACGGATCAGCTTCAAACCCGGCTTTGCCGAGAAGATGCTGGCGGGAGCGGCCAGGTCTTTTGCCCTGCTTGAACGCCTCGTCAAACCGCGATTTGAGTGGGTAGCCAGTCGTCCGGGTATGGCCCTGATGAGTGTTCTCGTCATCATCATGGCTTGTCTGATGATCCTGCCGATTCCGCTGACCAATACCGCGCCGGCCATGGTCATTTTTCTGATCGGAGTCGGAGTCAGTGAACGTGATGGCCTGTTTGCCGCCGCGGCCTCCATTCTTGGTGTTGTCGCGGTGGCCTTCTACGGATTCATCATCTATCTGCTCGCCACAGCCGGAGTCGAAGGGGTCCAGAATCTCAAGGATTGGATCATTGCCAAGCTGAAGGGCGGGTGA
- a CDS encoding PDZ domain-containing protein → MNFRPFARFGVVFSLFLTVLPVLRSASSIPELFEQRIRSVVAVEFFVETETDRRPSTVVGLVASEDGLIILLDGAVPGWLPPTDFKDFKIYAVGSSESIPGTYLGQDSLTGWHFVRADKALWNQVVPFTAYGTARPELGEELWGIGIMGKDFDFQPFFLDGRLAVIQKLPQTFGFSVAGVASPGSAVFNRDGVFVGWASNPIPQERVLFLENERYTVGIQTTNESGSFFLAEEVVPFIGRVPESPMGRKNPWLGVYGLQPVAKEVTTFMSLENQSAIVVSDIIPDSPAEAAGVEARDIIIAVDGVTLPKFSPDRVVTGYFERRILEREPGDSLTLGILRGTERVEVTVSLAAQPTTLKEAARRYFPDLGITLREFVIFDRISRRMVDSAETGVIANFVRPNSPANTAGLRAGDLIQEIDGEPTVSYEQAIAQMAGIEADQAQTEFVLLVNRNGETSVIRIRKG, encoded by the coding sequence ATGAATTTTCGCCCGTTCGCACGCTTTGGCGTCGTCTTCTCCCTTTTCCTGACGGTTTTGCCGGTTCTCCGGTCCGCGTCGTCGATTCCGGAGCTTTTTGAGCAACGCATCCGCTCGGTTGTGGCGGTTGAGTTTTTTGTTGAGACGGAGACGGATCGGCGGCCCTCGACGGTTGTGGGTCTGGTTGCCAGTGAGGACGGATTGATCATTCTTCTCGACGGTGCCGTCCCGGGTTGGTTGCCCCCGACCGATTTCAAGGATTTCAAGATCTATGCCGTCGGCAGTTCGGAGTCGATTCCCGGAACCTATCTCGGTCAGGACAGCCTGACGGGGTGGCATTTTGTCCGGGCGGACAAAGCCCTCTGGAATCAGGTGGTGCCTTTCACCGCCTACGGCACGGCCCGGCCGGAACTGGGCGAAGAACTCTGGGGAATCGGGATCATGGGGAAGGATTTCGATTTTCAGCCCTTCTTCCTGGATGGGCGGCTCGCGGTCATCCAGAAACTTCCCCAGACCTTCGGGTTCTCTGTGGCCGGAGTGGCCAGTCCGGGCTCTGCGGTCTTCAATCGTGACGGAGTCTTTGTGGGATGGGCCAGCAATCCGATTCCCCAGGAGCGGGTCCTTTTCCTGGAAAACGAGCGTTACACGGTCGGCATCCAGACGACCAATGAGAGTGGTTCCTTCTTCCTCGCGGAGGAGGTTGTGCCCTTTATCGGCCGGGTGCCCGAAAGCCCGATGGGGAGGAAGAACCCCTGGTTGGGTGTTTATGGACTCCAGCCGGTGGCCAAGGAGGTAACGACCTTCATGTCGCTCGAGAATCAGTCCGCCATCGTGGTCAGCGACATCATTCCCGACAGCCCGGCGGAAGCGGCCGGAGTCGAGGCGCGGGACATCATCATCGCCGTGGACGGGGTGACCCTGCCCAAATTCAGTCCCGACCGCGTTGTCACGGGATACTTTGAACGCCGGATTCTCGAGCGTGAACCCGGGGATTCCCTTACCCTGGGCATTCTGCGCGGCACCGAGCGGGTTGAGGTCACGGTGAGTCTGGCCGCGCAGCCGACTACCCTGAAGGAAGCGGCCCGCCGGTATTTCCCTGACCTGGGGATCACTCTGCGCGAATTCGTGATCTTCGACCGAATCTCCCGGCGGATGGTGGACAGCGCTGAAACCGGGGTGATTGCGAATTTCGTGCGCCCGAACAGCCCGGCGAATACGGCGGGACTTCGGGCCGGCGACCTGATCCAGGAGATCGACGGTGAGCCGACGGTCAGTTATGAACAGGCGATCGCTCAGATGGCCGGGATTGAGGCAGATCAGGCACAGACGGAGTTTGTGCTTCTCGTCAATCGCAACGGCGAAACCTCGGTCATCCGGATCCGCAAGGGCTGA
- a CDS encoding trypsin-like peptidase domain-containing protein: MLKESHSPSITHPGRTALVGLIILTAGFLTGCQTADVSKSTSGVDAGFANLLDSVVRIDVRELDFDSGSKRFVSGVGSGVILSEDGLVLTNAHVASTRAVEISVTLANLERVNATLIGWDHWTDLALLRIDMDEVAKRKLHFAHAEFGDSDLLRPGQIVFAVGTPHGLTRTVTKGIISNTDRYFETSNGINGYETGYFNTWLQTDAAINPGNSGGPLVTENGRVVGINSRTYMGADNLGFAIPSSTARRVVAELVEHGEVVRSYIGLIPGSLRDLESFYNLEINTGMLVNSVDPGSPASSAGLRPGDVILAIDGKKVDGRFPEQLPPIQNQIASYPVGSTIKLTAKRGATERVFEVTSERLESRVGEEWAFEGWGLSVREVSRAFARENRLAREGGVLVIGTQSAYPAEKAGINRGDIITKINDQTIDGLEEMRGVYGQFDENPQTMLFETLRNQSVSFFVLKP; the protein is encoded by the coding sequence ATGTTGAAGGAAAGTCACTCACCGTCAATCACCCATCCCGGCCGGACCGCCCTGGTTGGCTTAATCATTCTGACCGCGGGTTTTCTGACCGGATGTCAGACTGCCGACGTGTCGAAATCGACCTCCGGCGTGGACGCCGGTTTCGCCAACCTGCTCGATTCGGTCGTGCGGATCGACGTGCGGGAACTCGATTTCGACAGCGGTTCGAAACGCTTTGTCTCCGGGGTCGGATCGGGCGTTATCCTTTCGGAAGACGGACTGGTCCTGACCAACGCCCATGTCGCCAGTACACGTGCGGTCGAGATTTCAGTCACCCTCGCGAATCTGGAGCGGGTCAACGCGACGCTGATCGGCTGGGATCACTGGACCGATCTCGCTCTCCTGCGCATCGACATGGACGAGGTGGCCAAGCGCAAACTTCATTTTGCCCATGCGGAGTTCGGTGATTCGGACCTCTTGCGCCCGGGGCAGATCGTCTTTGCGGTCGGCACGCCCCATGGTCTGACCCGCACCGTGACCAAGGGCATCATCTCCAACACCGACCGGTATTTTGAGACTTCGAACGGAATCAACGGATACGAAACCGGCTATTTCAACACCTGGCTGCAGACGGACGCGGCCATCAATCCCGGAAACAGTGGCGGGCCGCTGGTGACCGAGAACGGGCGGGTTGTTGGGATCAATTCCCGCACCTACATGGGAGCGGACAACCTGGGGTTTGCCATTCCTTCCAGCACGGCGCGGCGGGTTGTCGCGGAGCTGGTGGAGCACGGTGAGGTCGTCCGGAGCTATATCGGCCTGATCCCGGGGTCTTTGCGCGACCTGGAGTCGTTCTACAACCTGGAGATCAACACAGGGATGCTGGTCAACAGCGTGGATCCCGGTTCACCGGCCAGTTCGGCCGGGTTGCGGCCCGGGGATGTCATTCTTGCGATCGACGGAAAGAAGGTCGACGGGCGCTTCCCGGAACAGCTCCCCCCCATCCAGAATCAGATCGCCAGTTATCCGGTCGGATCGACGATCAAACTGACGGCCAAGCGGGGGGCGACCGAACGTGTGTTTGAAGTCACCAGTGAGCGTCTGGAAAGTCGGGTCGGAGAAGAATGGGCTTTTGAAGGTTGGGGCTTGAGCGTTCGCGAGGTCTCCCGGGCCTTTGCCCGTGAAAACCGCCTGGCCAGGGAAGGCGGCGTCCTTGTCATTGGCACCCAGTCGGCCTACCCGGCGGAAAAGGCCGGAATCAACCGCGGTGACATCATCACGAAAATCAACGATCAGACGATCGACGGACTCGAGGAAATGCGGGGGGTCTACGGTCAATTTGATGAAAATCCCCAAACGATGCTCTTCGAGACCTTGCGAAACCAGTCAGTCTCGTTCTTCGTCCTGAAACCATGA
- the leuS gene encoding leucine--tRNA ligase gives MDTTPQDYEFTVIEPNWQKYWDDHKTFRATADTTKPSFFVLDMFPYPSGAGLHVGHPLGFVATDIYARFKRMTGLNVLHTMGFDAFGLPAEQYAIENGEHPSVSTQRNIDNMRRQLYRLGLGHDKERSVSTTDVEFYRWTQWIFVQLFNSTWDPIDQKARPLAELERDLASGRHAIDPATGDLLTEPTPAEVAAWKAVAPAEQRRWLDRQRLAYMAEIPVNWCPALGTVLANEEVTNEGRSERGNHPVYKRPLKQWMLRITRYAERLLEDLKLVDWPEPIKMMQRNWIGRSEGAEIRFGLESIPGETLKVFTTRPDTLFGATYMVLSPEHPLVDRLTTPGQRVAVTDYVRRAANKSELERTDLAKEKTGIFTGAHAVNPVNQARIPIWVADYVLMSYGTGAIMAVPAHDERDHEFATRFEIPIIRVIASDSGSGDDLPYSGDGRLVASGPYTGLPVAEGARRITEDLEKKGLGTFSIQFKLRDWLFSRQRYWGEPFPILHGPDGEVEAVAETDLPVTLPPIDDFSPRASDDPNAPPQPPLARAADSWLHVEKNGVLYSRELNTMPQWAGSCWYYLRYLDPANNNAFCDPEIERYWMTPNGVDLYVGGAEHAVLHLLYARFWHKVLFDLGHVSTPEPFGKLFNQGYIQAAAFTDERGVYRPAEEIEEKDGRFFHHGDPVSREFGKMGKSLKNSVSPDEVCETYGADTLRLYLMFLGPLESMKPWSSHGIEGVHRFLKRVWKECIGRDGGASPKLRAGAGNDPETHRLLHETIRKVTEDMEALRFNTAISQLMILLNHIQKLDIIDLETARIMIRLLAPLAPHLCEEIWSRLGGEPSIFRQDWPRFDPSALVSDEVKVIFQVNGKLRGEAMVSRDADQATVETLARAHDRVLPHLEGKTVRKVIYVPGRILNLVVS, from the coding sequence ATGGATACGACGCCACAGGACTATGAGTTTACTGTGATCGAGCCCAATTGGCAAAAATACTGGGACGATCACAAGACCTTTCGGGCGACCGCCGACACGACAAAACCCAGCTTTTTCGTGCTGGACATGTTCCCCTATCCGTCCGGAGCCGGTCTCCATGTCGGTCATCCGCTCGGGTTTGTCGCCACCGACATCTATGCGCGCTTCAAGCGCATGACCGGACTCAATGTGCTGCATACGATGGGTTTCGATGCCTTCGGTCTTCCGGCCGAACAGTACGCGATCGAGAACGGCGAACACCCCTCGGTCTCGACCCAGCGCAACATCGACAATATGCGCCGGCAGCTCTACCGGCTGGGCCTTGGCCACGACAAGGAACGCAGCGTCTCCACCACCGATGTTGAATTCTATCGCTGGACCCAGTGGATCTTTGTCCAGCTCTTCAACAGCACCTGGGACCCCATCGACCAGAAGGCCCGTCCCCTGGCCGAACTCGAAAGGGACCTGGCAAGCGGTCGGCACGCCATCGATCCCGCAACCGGTGACCTTCTGACCGAGCCCACTCCCGCGGAGGTCGCCGCGTGGAAGGCGGTCGCCCCGGCCGAACAGAGGCGATGGCTCGATCGCCAACGCCTCGCCTATATGGCGGAAATCCCGGTCAATTGGTGCCCGGCCCTGGGGACCGTTCTCGCCAACGAGGAGGTGACCAACGAGGGCCGCTCGGAGCGGGGCAACCATCCCGTCTACAAGCGGCCGCTCAAGCAGTGGATGCTGCGCATCACCCGTTACGCCGAACGCCTCCTGGAGGACCTCAAGCTGGTCGACTGGCCGGAACCGATCAAGATGATGCAGCGCAATTGGATCGGGCGGTCCGAAGGCGCGGAGATCCGGTTCGGTCTCGAGTCCATTCCCGGCGAGACCCTGAAGGTTTTCACGACCCGTCCCGACACCCTCTTCGGTGCCACCTATATGGTGTTGTCACCCGAGCACCCCCTGGTCGATCGCCTGACCACACCCGGACAGCGGGTTGCCGTCACCGACTATGTCCGCCGCGCCGCCAACAAGAGCGAACTGGAGCGTACCGACCTGGCCAAGGAAAAAACCGGCATCTTCACCGGCGCCCATGCCGTCAATCCGGTCAATCAGGCCCGGATCCCGATCTGGGTCGCCGACTACGTGCTGATGAGCTACGGAACCGGCGCCATCATGGCAGTCCCGGCCCACGATGAACGCGATCACGAATTCGCCACCCGCTTCGAGATCCCCATCATCCGGGTCATCGCGTCGGACTCCGGCTCCGGGGACGACCTTCCCTATTCCGGTGACGGCCGGTTGGTGGCTTCGGGCCCATATACCGGCCTGCCGGTTGCCGAAGGTGCCCGGCGCATCACCGAAGACCTCGAGAAGAAAGGACTCGGCACCTTCTCCATCCAGTTCAAGCTGCGCGACTGGCTCTTTTCCCGGCAACGTTATTGGGGCGAACCCTTTCCCATCCTGCACGGACCCGACGGTGAGGTCGAAGCGGTGGCCGAAACCGACCTCCCGGTCACCCTGCCCCCGATCGACGACTTCTCGCCACGGGCATCCGACGACCCGAACGCCCCGCCCCAGCCCCCGCTGGCCCGGGCCGCCGACTCATGGCTTCACGTCGAGAAGAACGGGGTCCTTTATTCCCGAGAGCTAAATACCATGCCCCAATGGGCGGGCTCCTGCTGGTACTACCTGCGCTACCTGGATCCGGCCAACAACAACGCATTCTGCGATCCGGAAATCGAACGCTATTGGATGACGCCCAACGGGGTCGACCTCTACGTCGGCGGGGCCGAACACGCCGTCCTTCATCTCCTCTATGCCCGCTTCTGGCACAAGGTTCTCTTCGACCTCGGTCATGTCTCCACCCCGGAACCCTTCGGCAAGCTCTTCAACCAGGGCTATATCCAGGCGGCTGCCTTCACCGACGAGAGGGGCGTCTACCGCCCGGCAGAGGAGATCGAGGAGAAAGACGGGCGATTCTTCCACCATGGCGATCCGGTCAGCCGCGAGTTCGGCAAGATGGGCAAGTCCCTCAAGAACTCGGTCAGCCCGGACGAGGTCTGCGAAACCTACGGCGCCGATACCCTGCGCCTCTACCTGATGTTCCTCGGACCACTCGAGAGCATGAAACCGTGGAGTTCCCACGGCATCGAGGGAGTCCATCGTTTTCTCAAGCGCGTCTGGAAGGAATGCATCGGACGGGATGGCGGCGCCTCCCCCAAGCTCAGGGCCGGGGCCGGGAACGACCCGGAAACCCATCGGCTGCTCCACGAGACCATCCGGAAAGTGACCGAGGACATGGAGGCGCTGCGTTTCAACACGGCCATCTCCCAGCTGATGATCCTGCTCAATCATATCCAAAAACTGGATATAATTGATCTCGAAACCGCCCGGATCATGATCCGCCTGCTCGCCCCGCTCGCCCCCCACCTCTGCGAGGAGATCTGGTCGCGGCTCGGCGGCGAGCCCTCGATTTTCCGGCAGGATTGGCCCCGCTTCGATCCCTCCGCCCTGGTCAGCGACGAAGTCAAGGTCATCTTCCAGGTCAACGGCAAACTCCGGGGCGAGGCCATGGTCTCCCGCGACGCCGATCAGGCCACGGTCGAAACCCTCGCCCGGGCTCACGACCGCGTCCTGCCCCACCTCGAAGGCAAGACTGTCCGGAAGGTCATCTACGTTCCCGGTCGCATCCTCAACCTGGTGGTGAGCTGA
- a CDS encoding O-acetylhomoserine aminocarboxypropyltransferase/cysteine synthase, giving the protein MSTKRSPGLGTLALHAGQTPDPTTGSRAVPIYQTTSYTFRDTEHAANLFALKELGNIYTRIMNPTTDVFEQRVAALEGGSGALAHASGQAAITDTVLNICNAGDHMVSVSQLYGGTYNLFHYTLPKLGIEVSFVDAEDPEAFRRAIRPNTKLLYGETLGNPRLNVFPIAEVAAIAREAGVPLVLDSTAVSPILCRPFEFGANIVVHSTTKYIGGHGTSIGGIVVDGGNFDWGSGKFPGFTQPDPSYHGLVHWDAFKAFPPAGNANVAFILKMRLQLLRDIGACMSPFNAFLMLQGLETIHLRMERACSSALKLARYLESHDKVAWVNYPGLASSHAHALAKKYLTGGFGALIGFGIKGGLEAGKKFIEGLELHSHLANIGDAKSLAIHPATTTHSQLTPDELKTTGVTDDYVRLSVGLEDYEDIEADVTQALEKA; this is encoded by the coding sequence ATGAGCACAAAACGATCCCCCGGACTTGGAACCCTCGCCCTTCATGCCGGACAGACCCCCGACCCGACCACCGGGTCACGGGCCGTCCCCATCTACCAGACGACCAGCTACACTTTCCGCGACACCGAACATGCGGCCAATCTCTTTGCCCTGAAGGAGCTCGGCAACATCTACACCCGTATCATGAATCCGACGACGGATGTCTTCGAGCAGCGGGTCGCCGCCCTCGAGGGCGGCTCCGGCGCCCTCGCCCACGCCAGCGGCCAGGCCGCCATCACCGACACCGTCCTCAACATCTGCAATGCCGGCGACCACATGGTCTCGGTCTCCCAGCTCTACGGCGGCACCTACAACCTCTTCCACTACACCCTGCCCAAACTCGGGATCGAGGTTTCTTTCGTCGATGCCGAGGACCCCGAAGCCTTCCGCAGGGCCATCCGCCCCAATACCAAGCTTCTCTACGGCGAGACCCTCGGCAATCCGCGCCTCAATGTCTTCCCGATCGCGGAGGTGGCCGCCATCGCCCGGGAAGCGGGAGTACCCCTCGTTCTCGACAGCACGGCGGTCTCACCCATTCTCTGCCGTCCGTTTGAGTTCGGTGCCAACATCGTCGTCCACAGCACCACCAAGTACATCGGCGGCCATGGCACGTCCATCGGCGGTATCGTGGTCGACGGCGGCAACTTCGACTGGGGAAGCGGCAAGTTCCCCGGCTTCACCCAGCCCGATCCTAGCTACCACGGCCTCGTCCACTGGGATGCCTTCAAGGCCTTTCCTCCGGCCGGCAATGCCAATGTCGCCTTCATCCTGAAGATGCGGCTGCAGTTGCTCCGCGACATCGGCGCCTGCATGTCTCCCTTCAACGCCTTCCTCATGCTCCAGGGACTCGAAACCATCCACCTGCGCATGGAACGGGCCTGCTCGAGCGCCCTCAAACTCGCCCGCTACCTTGAATCCCATGACAAGGTCGCCTGGGTCAACTACCCGGGGCTGGCCTCAAGCCACGCCCATGCCCTTGCAAAAAAGTACCTGACCGGCGGTTTCGGCGCCCTCATCGGCTTCGGCATCAAGGGCGGACTCGAAGCCGGGAAGAAATTCATCGAGGGCCTCGAGCTTCACAGCCACCTCGCCAATATCGGGGACGCCAAGTCCCTCGCCATTCACCCGGCCACCACCACCCATTCCCAGCTGACTCCGGACGAGCTGAAGACAACCGGCGTGACGGATGACTATGTCCGACTCTCGGTTGGCCTCGAGGACTACGAGGACATCGAAGCCGACGTCACCCAGGCCCTCGAGAAGGCATAG
- the lpxI gene encoding UDP-2,3-diacylglucosamine diphosphatase LpxI (LpxI, functionally equivalent to LpxH, replaces it in LPS biosynthesis in a minority of bacteria.), with protein MTTELSRFLPAGFDRNRPVAIIAGNGIYPRLTAEALRKREIPVRLIGFEDETATELIAAFPESERRIIHVGQLGKMLRALGDFQAGAAIMAGQITPRRLFHGLRPDLKTAAILLRLKKKNAETIFGAIAEEIDRIGVSLLDARSFLDDHLASEGLMTGGRIRVEQDYIDHGIEIAREVARLDIGQGVVVRKGTVVAVEAFEGTDEMLRRAGGFKTDGLIFVKTVKPKQDFRFDVPVFGHRTLEVMRESGIEMAVLEAENTLVLEKESVIRQARAWGIHLLGTPG; from the coding sequence ATGACCACTGAGCTCTCCCGCTTCCTGCCGGCCGGTTTCGATCGAAACCGGCCGGTTGCCATCATCGCCGGCAACGGGATCTACCCCCGCCTGACGGCCGAGGCGCTGCGGAAGCGGGAAATTCCCGTTCGGCTCATTGGATTTGAGGATGAAACCGCAACCGAGCTGATTGCCGCCTTCCCCGAGTCCGAGCGCCGGATCATTCACGTCGGTCAACTTGGCAAAATGCTCCGCGCTCTCGGCGATTTTCAGGCGGGCGCGGCCATCATGGCCGGGCAGATCACCCCCCGCCGCCTCTTCCATGGCCTTCGCCCCGACCTGAAGACAGCCGCCATCCTGCTCCGCCTGAAAAAGAAGAACGCGGAAACCATCTTCGGCGCGATCGCCGAGGAAATCGACCGGATCGGTGTCTCCCTACTCGATGCCCGTTCCTTTCTCGACGATCACCTCGCTTCCGAGGGACTAATGACCGGAGGGCGCATCCGGGTCGAACAGGACTATATCGATCACGGGATCGAGATCGCCCGTGAAGTCGCCCGCCTTGACATCGGTCAGGGGGTGGTCGTCCGCAAGGGAACGGTCGTCGCGGTTGAGGCTTTCGAGGGGACTGACGAGATGCTCAGGCGGGCCGGAGGCTTCAAGACCGACGGCCTCATCTTTGTCAAAACAGTCAAACCAAAGCAGGATTTCCGTTTTGACGTCCCGGTTTTCGGTCATCGCACCCTCGAAGTCATGCGGGAAAGCGGCATCGAGATGGCCGTTCTGGAGGCCGAAAACACCCTTGTCCTCGAAAAGGAATCGGTCATCCGTCAGGCCCGCGCCTGGGGCATCCACCTGCTGGGAACTCCGGGCTGA
- a CDS encoding bifunctional nuclease family protein has protein sequence MKNDVVEVTVKGVMPTGNGCAVFLGNDDKNFVIYVDQSVGNAISLTMNGVKRDRPLTHDLMHNILLGLEVEVERIVINNVSENTFYARIILRMENELGKKILEVDARPSDSLVIALQAEKPIFVAQHVFESVEDMTEILERVLRQQNEEQE, from the coding sequence ATGAAAAACGACGTGGTCGAAGTAACCGTCAAGGGTGTCATGCCCACCGGGAACGGCTGCGCGGTATTCCTGGGAAACGACGACAAGAATTTCGTCATTTACGTCGACCAATCGGTTGGCAATGCCATCTCCCTCACCATGAACGGGGTGAAGCGGGATCGCCCTCTGACCCACGATCTCATGCATAATATCCTCCTCGGCCTCGAGGTCGAGGTCGAGCGCATCGTGATCAACAACGTCAGTGAAAACACCTTCTACGCCCGGATTATCCTCCGCATGGAGAATGAGCTGGGCAAGAAGATCCTCGAGGTGGACGCCCGACCGAGCGACTCTCTGGTCATCGCCCTTCAGGCCGAGAAACCCATCTTCGTCGCCCAGCACGTTTTCGAATCGGTTGAGGACATGACCGAAATCCTTGAACGCGTTCTTCGTCAGCAGAATGAGGAACAGGAATAA